Proteins encoded in a region of the Rutidosis leptorrhynchoides isolate AG116_Rl617_1_P2 chromosome 9, CSIRO_AGI_Rlap_v1, whole genome shotgun sequence genome:
- the LOC139868542 gene encoding uncharacterized protein, whose translation MVYNGPQSHGVIGVIDVTNIMDDDSGQVWEHNNKQRFVDCEAYDLLVDWLSEKADDYLVARVDKVYLEKGGPRYQPDRDWVQCDKCRKWRLLPSEFDIKTLPKEWFCYLKPFNGKCDIKEEQVEQGVITIASQWTRYCGAEKDPNKDLNADKT comes from the exons ATGGTCTACAATGGCCCGCAAAGTCATGGTGTGATAGGGGTCATCGATGTCACTAACATCATG GATGATGATAGTGGGCAGGTGTGGGAGCACAACAACAAGCAACGTTTCGTTGATTGCGAAGCTTATGATCTGCTCGTAGATTGGCTTTCTGAAAAAGCCGACGATTATTTGGTTGCAAGAGTGGACAAAGTCTATCTT GAAAAAGGGGGTCCGCGGTATCAACCCGATCGTGATTGGGTTCAATGTGATAAGTGTAGGAAATGGAGGTTGCTACCCTCTGAATTTGATATAAAGACACTTCCAAAAGAATG GTTTTGCTATCTGAAACCCTTCAATGGGAAGTGTGACATTAAAGAGGAACAAGTAGAGCAGGGTGTTATTACTATTGCTTCACAATGGACTCGATATTGCGGGGCTGAAAAGGACCCCAACAAGGACCTCAACGCTGATAAGACTTGA
- the LOC139866552 gene encoding putative F-box/FBD/LRR-repeat protein At4g03220, translating to MDVMMISSVPDSVNYESLSFPLPPRQRWDPPVKAVKRRPATEKKKIKRRRRDVDDVDIIAKRLRAEHSSTTDHIDVFTNLPECLKLHILSLLEVKYAVRTSALSKTWKPLWTSIPTLNLDSTSDGFERLNIFDKFVHKRLSFRSDRAMKLDRLSFTRHGVSSAEILETVFSYALSQDVREVESWINSSKNGSWPNCLKNSSSNSLKSLKLGSNDYLSCPLLGPNSDHTFKNLGILSLERVFIYDLQPFSRFPFLEKLTLNECSIETKGRILNIHALKLLELQVSCNESIDRLELVTPNLKSFKYRTYNFPQLETPQGGLDVLQTVVLDYHDSGLDEYDKEDFENLLSLFSGVCSTKSLSLFPAVVELLSLFKDELGERCSPPFKDLKFFMVDYSGRCSSSRSKEIIRPCAKITNYLLKNCECSVLKRF from the coding sequence ATGGACGTGATGATGATCAGTTCCGTTCCAGATTCTGTTAACTACGAGTCACTCAGTTTTCCTCTTCCACCACGTCAGCGTTGGGACCCACCGGTGAAGGCCGTCAAACGCAGGCCGGCTACTGAAAAGAAGAAGATCAAAAGAAGAAGACGTGATGTAGATGACGTGGACATTATTGCCAAAAGGCTCCGTGCAGAACATTCATCTACTACTGACCACATAGATGTATTTACGAATCTGCCAGAGTGTTTAAAGCTTCACATTCTTTCGCTTCTTGAAGTCAAATACGCTGTTCGAACATCCGCATTATCCAAAACATGGAAACCGTTATGGACTTCAATTCCTACCCTCAATTTAGATTCTACTAGTGATGGTTTTGAACGACTCAATATTTTTGATAAGTTTGTGCACAAAAGGTTGTCTTTTCGTAGTGATCGGGCGATGAAATTGGATCGATTATCATTTACCCGTCATGGGGTATCGAGTGCCGAGATTTTAGAAACAGTTTTCAGCTACGCGTTATCACAAGATGTTAGAGAAGTTGAGTCGTGGATCAACAGTAGCAAAAATGGGTCTTGGCCCAATTGCTTAAAGAATTCATCTTCAAACTCGTTAAAAAGTTTGAAACTTGGAAGCAATGATTATCTTAGTTGCCCGCTTTTGGGGCCGAATTCAGATCACACGTTCAAGAATTTGGGTATTTTGTCTCTAGAGAGGGTGTTTATCTACGATTTACAACCATTCTCAAGATTCCCCTTTTTGGAGAAGTTAACACTGAATGAATGTAGTATTGAAACTAAGGGTCGCATTTTGAACATACACGCTTTGAAGCTTTTGGAGTTGCAAGTCTCGTGCAACGAGTCGATTGATCGTTTGGAACTCGTAACTCCAAACCTTAAGTCGTTTAAATATCGAACGTATAATTTTCCACAATTGGAAACACCTCAAGGTGGTCTTGATGTTCTTCAAACAGTGGTACTCGATTACCACGATTCTGGCTTAGATGAATACGACAAAgaagattttgaaaatttgttgAGTTTATTTTCGGGCGTTTGTAGTACCAAATCGCTTAGCTTATTTCCGGCTGTTGTTGAGCTTCTATCGTTATTTAAAGACGAGCTGGGGGAGCGATGTTCACCCCCTTTTAAGGACTTGAAGTTTTTTATGGTGGATTACTCGGGAAGATGCTCGAGTAGTCGATCAAAAGAAATAATTAGACCCTGTGCCAAGATCACAAATTACTTGCTCAAGAACTGTGAATGTAGTGTGTTGAAGAGGTTTTAG